In the Halodesulfovibrio aestuarii DSM 17919 = ATCC 29578 genome, one interval contains:
- a CDS encoding carbon starvation CstA family protein, with product MVYFFIAAAILILGYFTYGKLVENIFGVDDSIPTPAIRLEDGVDFVPIKMWNINLIQLLNIAGLGPIFGPILGALYGPVALVWVVIGCIFAGGVHDYFSGMLSVRENGKSIPEIVGANLGLTAKQLMNIISIVLLLLVGVVFVLGPAALLAKKINFGLDPVIAKYVWTSFIFVYYFIATILPVDKIIGRIYPLFGVALLIMAFGLITMLMVKGYDFYPNGLDLHNTHPKDLPMWPLIFITIACGAVSGFHATQSPLMARCITKESNGRPVFYGAMIGEGLIALVWVTLGMSFYQTPEALQAALANGGPAAVVDQISTTLMGPIGGFLAVIGVIALPITSGDTAFRSARLIIADFFKFSQKENSKRLMIAVPLFLIGFAITKTEFSVIWRYFGLTNQALATIVLWTAGVYLARHAKAHWIATVPATFMTAVSATYLCNAKIGFNMPYETSVIVGAAFAAFCFIWFMLKSNKLSAAKSVTTSN from the coding sequence ATGGTTTACTTTTTTATTGCTGCTGCAATCCTTATCCTCGGGTATTTTACCTACGGTAAGCTTGTAGAAAATATCTTTGGTGTTGATGACAGTATCCCGACTCCTGCTATCCGTCTTGAAGACGGTGTCGACTTTGTTCCCATCAAAATGTGGAACATTAACCTCATTCAACTGCTCAACATTGCTGGCCTTGGTCCAATCTTTGGCCCAATCCTCGGTGCCCTGTACGGTCCAGTCGCCCTTGTATGGGTTGTTATCGGCTGTATCTTTGCAGGTGGCGTTCACGACTATTTCTCCGGCATGCTTTCCGTTCGTGAAAACGGCAAATCTATTCCGGAAATCGTAGGTGCAAACCTCGGCCTAACGGCTAAACAGCTTATGAACATTATTTCCATCGTCCTGCTGCTGCTCGTAGGTGTGGTATTTGTTCTCGGCCCTGCTGCACTTCTTGCTAAAAAAATCAACTTTGGCCTCGACCCTGTTATTGCAAAATACGTCTGGACCTCTTTCATCTTCGTTTACTACTTCATTGCTACCATCCTTCCTGTTGATAAAATCATCGGACGTATTTACCCGCTCTTCGGTGTTGCACTGCTCATCATGGCGTTCGGCCTTATCACCATGCTTATGGTAAAAGGTTACGACTTCTACCCGAACGGCCTCGATTTACATAACACTCATCCAAAAGACCTGCCAATGTGGCCGCTCATCTTCATCACCATCGCATGTGGTGCAGTATCCGGCTTCCACGCAACCCAGTCTCCACTCATGGCTCGCTGCATTACTAAAGAAAGCAATGGCCGTCCGGTATTCTACGGTGCAATGATCGGCGAAGGACTTATCGCACTCGTGTGGGTAACTCTTGGTATGAGCTTCTACCAGACTCCTGAAGCACTTCAGGCAGCTCTGGCAAATGGTGGCCCTGCTGCTGTTGTTGACCAGATTTCTACAACCCTCATGGGCCCTATTGGTGGTTTCCTTGCCGTTATCGGTGTTATTGCACTTCCAATCACCTCCGGTGACACCGCATTCCGTTCTGCACGCCTCATCATCGCAGACTTCTTCAAATTCTCTCAGAAAGAGAACTCCAAACGTCTGATGATTGCTGTTCCGCTCTTCCTTATTGGCTTTGCAATCACCAAAACCGAATTCTCCGTAATCTGGCGCTACTTCGGTCTCACCAACCAGGCTCTCGCAACTATCGTTCTCTGGACTGCCGGTGTATACCTTGCCCGCCACGCAAAAGCACACTGGATTGCGACTGTTCCGGCAACCTTTATGACTGCCGTATCCGCAACCTATCTGTGTAATGCAAAAATCGGCTTCAACATGCCGTACGAAACATCTGTTATCGTTGGCGCAGCCTTCGCAGCATTCTGCTTCATATGGTTCATGCTCAAAAGCAACAAACTGTCTGCTGCAAAGAGCGTTACCACTTCTAATTAA
- a CDS encoding UbiX family flavin prenyltransferase, producing the protein MKKIVVAVTGASGMPLTVLLLKELAATSQAEIHLIVSDAAKTVLELESGLGLDHLTSYANFVYTQHEVGAAPASGSWLHDGMIICPCSMASLGAIANGIGSNLIHRAADVTLKERRKLILVPRETPLNRIHLQNMLAADEAGALIMPPTPGFYSKPETIEDICTHLVGRMLDHLGIEHALVKRWNGM; encoded by the coding sequence ATGAAAAAGATTGTTGTAGCAGTGACAGGTGCTAGCGGTATGCCGCTGACTGTTTTGTTGCTCAAAGAACTCGCCGCCACTTCTCAGGCTGAGATACACCTGATTGTATCTGATGCAGCCAAGACAGTCCTTGAGCTTGAGTCAGGGCTGGGTCTCGATCACCTCACCTCCTACGCAAACTTTGTTTATACGCAACATGAAGTCGGGGCAGCACCGGCAAGTGGCTCCTGGTTGCACGATGGCATGATTATTTGTCCGTGTTCTATGGCTTCTCTTGGTGCAATTGCTAACGGCATAGGTTCTAACCTTATACATAGAGCTGCTGACGTGACTTTGAAAGAACGCAGGAAACTCATTCTTGTTCCTCGCGAAACGCCGCTGAATCGTATACACTTGCAGAATATGCTCGCTGCTGATGAAGCCGGTGCGCTTATTATGCCGCCTACTCCGGGCTTTTATTCAAAGCCTGAGACAATAGAAGATATTTGTACTCATCTGGTAGGTAGAATGCTCGATCATTTAGGCATTGAGCATGCTTTAGTTAAACGCTGGAACGGCATGTAG
- a CDS encoding metal-dependent hydrolase, whose amino-acid sequence MQELQWNGHANFQLKTPSATILIDPFFEGNPSAASTWQRASKPDAVFVTHDHGDHTGSAVEICKATGAMLGAIVGTAQKFVEAGVPQEQVINGSGFNIGGTIVVEGVSVTMTQAYHSTESGAPVGYIFRLDDGYTVYHAGDTGIFSGMELWGRLYDIDLALLPIGGVYTMDAKQAALACRLLKCKSVVPMHWGTFPVLEQNTKDFAYQLQNYAPNCRLYDLKPGDSLKLENTTAATCKC is encoded by the coding sequence ATGCAGGAATTGCAATGGAATGGACACGCTAATTTTCAACTGAAAACTCCTTCTGCGACAATATTAATTGATCCATTTTTTGAAGGAAATCCCTCTGCCGCCAGTACATGGCAAAGGGCATCAAAGCCGGATGCTGTGTTTGTTACCCACGATCATGGTGATCATACCGGTTCAGCAGTAGAAATTTGTAAAGCCACAGGCGCAATGCTTGGTGCTATAGTAGGTACAGCTCAAAAATTTGTTGAGGCTGGTGTTCCGCAGGAACAGGTTATTAATGGATCCGGTTTTAATATTGGTGGTACCATTGTTGTGGAAGGTGTGAGTGTGACTATGACGCAAGCATACCACTCCACAGAGTCCGGTGCTCCCGTCGGATATATTTTCCGATTGGACGACGGATACACGGTGTACCATGCCGGTGACACAGGAATTTTTTCTGGAATGGAATTATGGGGGCGGTTATATGACATTGATCTCGCCCTGCTGCCGATAGGCGGCGTGTATACCATGGATGCAAAACAGGCAGCGCTTGCATGCCGCCTGCTAAAGTGCAAAAGCGTTGTGCCGATGCATTGGGGCACCTTCCCCGTCCTTGAACAGAATACAAAAGATTTTGCTTACCAGTTACAGAACTATGCTCCGAATTGCCGTCTGTATGACTTGAAACCGGGCGATAGTTTGAAGCTTGAAAATACAACCGCTGCAACTTGCAAATGTTAG
- a CDS encoding GIY-YIG nuclease family protein, with the protein MSMKNSWVVYLVQCADGSLYCGITTDMDRRLGEHNSGKGAKYTRSRRPVSLIASAFVPDRSTASKIECNIKRQPSGKKVDTLNRCVRELASSAAQS; encoded by the coding sequence ATGTCGATGAAAAATAGTTGGGTAGTCTATCTTGTGCAATGTGCAGACGGTTCGCTCTACTGCGGCATAACAACCGATATGGACAGACGCCTTGGTGAACATAACTCGGGAAAAGGAGCAAAGTATACTCGCTCCAGACGCCCGGTGTCCCTGATCGCCAGCGCCTTTGTTCCGGATCGGAGCACAGCTTCTAAGATAGAATGTAACATAAAAAGACAGCCCTCCGGCAAGAAAGTCGATACTCTGAACAGGTGCGTCAGGGAACTCGCTTCTTCTGCAGCGCAGTCATAA